One window from the genome of Deltaproteobacteria bacterium encodes:
- a CDS encoding HU family DNA-binding protein — protein MTKGDLVEQMAKDANISKAAANKALNSFIGSVKKALKKKDGKITLVGFGTFAKVRRKARKGVNPATGEKIKIKARNAVRFKPGKGLKDAI, from the coding sequence ATGACAAAGGGAGATTTAGTTGAACAGATGGCAAAGGATGCTAACATCTCAAAGGCTGCGGCCAACAAGGCCCTGAACTCGTTTATTGGCAGCGTCAAGAAAGCCCTGAAGAAGAAGGACGGAAAAATCACACTGGTTGGTTTCGGAACCTTTGCCAAGGTCCGCCGCAAGGCCAGGAAAGGCGTAAATCCTGCAACAGGAGAGAAGATTAAGATCAAAGCCCGCAATGCAGTGCGCTTTAAGCCGGGCAAAGGCCTTAAAGACGCCATTTAG
- a CDS encoding nucleotide sugar dehydrogenase — MLNRADFENGKEKICIIGLGYVGLPLAVLLAEKYDVLGFDINPDRIEELKQHMDPTNEVDPETLEKSNIEFTDNAEIISGCKFIIVTVPTPIDKHRVPDLQAIEKATELIGKHLSQGAVVVYESTVYPGVTEDICVPILETESGLSWKKDFNVGYSPERINPGDREHTIDRIIKVVSGDSPGISDFLADIYGSVITAGVHLAPNIKTAEAAKVIENTQRDLNIALMNELSIIFNKLGIGTKEVLEAAGTKWNFLRFEPGLVGGHCIGVDPYYLTHKAETVGYRPQIILAGRRINDNMGKYVAENAVRMLIRAGKTVKGSKVLILGLTFKENISDIRNTKVIDIYGELKEYDIDVYVNDPCAYKDEVRHAYNIELTHDIEGNKPYDAIILAVKHRQYVEGFGLEEIRKISRADMPILLDVKSFYSKREADEAGFLYWRL; from the coding sequence ATGTTGAACCGGGCGGACTTTGAAAACGGAAAGGAAAAGATCTGCATAATCGGCCTTGGCTACGTTGGCCTTCCCCTGGCGGTCCTACTTGCTGAAAAATATGACGTTCTTGGATTTGATATCAATCCCGATAGAATTGAGGAATTGAAACAGCACATGGATCCAACAAATGAAGTGGACCCTGAAACCCTTGAGAAGTCCAATATTGAATTTACGGATAATGCCGAAATAATCTCTGGGTGTAAATTTATTATTGTAACTGTTCCAACGCCGATTGACAAACACCGAGTTCCTGACCTTCAGGCCATTGAAAAAGCGACTGAACTGATTGGAAAACATTTGAGTCAAGGCGCAGTGGTTGTGTACGAATCCACTGTATACCCCGGTGTCACCGAGGATATTTGTGTGCCGATCCTGGAAACCGAAAGCGGGCTTTCATGGAAGAAGGATTTCAATGTTGGATACTCGCCCGAAAGAATCAATCCCGGCGACAGGGAGCACACAATTGACAGAATAATTAAGGTTGTATCCGGTGACAGCCCGGGAATCAGTGACTTTCTGGCTGACATTTACGGCTCTGTTATTACGGCCGGTGTGCATCTTGCTCCTAATATCAAGACTGCTGAAGCGGCAAAGGTTATTGAGAATACCCAGCGTGATCTCAACATTGCTCTTATGAATGAGCTCTCCATTATCTTCAATAAGCTTGGAATAGGCACTAAAGAGGTCCTGGAAGCTGCCGGAACCAAATGGAACTTCTTGAGGTTCGAACCCGGCCTTGTCGGAGGCCATTGTATCGGAGTTGACCCTTATTACTTAACTCATAAGGCCGAAACCGTTGGCTATCGTCCACAAATTATTCTGGCTGGCAGAAGAATCAATGACAACATGGGCAAATACGTCGCAGAAAATGCGGTCAGAATGCTGATAAGGGCCGGCAAGACCGTAAAGGGCAGCAAGGTTTTGATACTGGGGCTTACCTTTAAGGAGAATATCAGCGACATACGCAATACCAAGGTGATAGATATTTACGGTGAATTAAAAGAATACGATATTGATGTGTATGTCAACGACCCCTGTGCTTACAAGGACGAGGTAAGGCATGCATACAATATTGAGCTTACTCATGACATAGAAGGCAATAAACCCTATGATGCAATCATACTCGCTGTAAAACATCGGCAGTATGTTGAGGGATTTGGTCTTGAAGAAATAAGAAAAATAAGCAGAGCGGACATGCCCATTCTGCTGGATGTCAAATCATTTTATTCCAAGAGAGAAGCTGATGAGGCTGGTTTCCTATATTGGAGATTATAG